The Neovison vison isolate M4711 chromosome 5, ASM_NN_V1, whole genome shotgun sequence genome includes a region encoding these proteins:
- the LOC122907676 gene encoding protein SLFN14-like yields the protein MASFQTDMEMLYPETVVHVGRVTFGEENRKKMTNGYLKRTENKKIIQATCALLNSGGGMIKAEIDDKTYSYQCHGLGQDLETSFQKLLPSGSQKYLDYMQQGHNLLIFVKSWSPDVFSLPLRICSLRSNLYQRAVTSTVNLNAVSSLELLREKQSRAQRGRSGVKELSSQKVPDRDIQEEEDMRTSASELFQKDKLTYKEKLNFTESTHVEFKRFTTKKIIPRIKEMLPHYVSAFANTLGGYLIFGVDDKSKEVFGCKKEKVNPDLLKKEIENCIEKLPTFHFCCEKPQVHFTTKILNVYQKDVLYGYVCAIQIEPFCCVVFSETPDCWIMKDNSVTRLTAEHWVAMMLGVQSATASLTTDSSFPLCAPVPTALGRPSSPMKVLEFKRPLQQRLFPVTWEEIQFKPESLCKKLFSDHKGLKELMKTEIYPCSQGIVVFSRSWASDVGLRKEQDVLCDALLIAVNSSLILYTILINPGWNGGLEYARNTAHQLKQKLGTVGGYTGKVCVIPRLLYLSSTQHDPDEIPVHYPTSYRLATKDDMEDLLQALIVVSLCSRSLLSDQLGCEFFSLLIEEQCESLSESLQETRELFIHCFPGTRKTALAIKIMEKIKDLFQCKPKEILYVCESDSLKDYVTQQTTCHAVTRKTFLQGEFLKIKHIVMDETENFCSKYGDWYLKARSITHPKVRGAGSENLHRGILWIFVDPFQVRHADINGLPPPSAQFPRKTVTNGIHCALEIAMVMKEEMKRIKANPLSGMSPDTLSLFREAAYEEAARAQALPGVCETEANLTMEQIVKRVAERCHDLFQCGYRPEDIAILCRKREDRGRYEPALLKAMELFETRGATKVVFSQASRVWGSHIILDSIQQFSGLERNIVFGLSPECALSEEAHKLCFASRAIKHLYLLYEKRAAF from the exons ATGGCCAGTTTCCAGACCGACATGGAAATGCTCTATCCCGAGACAGTTGTACACGTGGGCAGGGTGACTTTTGGAGAAGAGAACAGGAAGAAGATGACCAATGGCTATCTGAAAAGAACTGAGAATAAGAAAATCATCCAGGCCACGTGTGCCCTGTTAAATTCTGGAGGGGGTATGATCAAAGCGGAGATTGATGATAAAACCTACAGTTACCAATGCCACGGGCTGGGACAGGATCTGGAAACTTCTTTCCAAAAGCTCCTTCCTTCCGGTTCACAGAAATACCTTGACTATATGCAACAGGGGCACAATCTCCTGATTTTTGTGAAGTCTTGGAGCCCAGATGTTTTCAGCCTCCCCCTCCGTATTTGCAGCTTGCGCTCCAATCTCTACCAGAGAGCTGTGACCTCCACAGTCAACCTGAATGCGGTCAGTTCCCTGGAGCTcctcagagagaagcagtctAGAGCCCAAAGAGGGAGATCAGGGGTGAAGGAGCTCAGTTCTCAGAAAGTTCCTGACAGAGACATTCAGGAAGAAGAAGACATGAGGACGTCTGCCTCAGAGTTGTTTCAAAAGGACAAACTCACGTATAAGGAGAAACTCAATTTTACCGAGTCAACCCATGTGGAGTTTAAAAGGTTCACCACCAAAAAGATCATTCCCCGGATTAAAGAAATGCTGCCTCATTATGTTTCTGCATTTGCCAACACCCTCGGGGGATACCTCATTTTTGGGGTAGATGATAAGAGCAAAGAAGTATTTGgatgtaagaaagaaaaagtgaaccCTGacttactaaaaaaagaaatagagaactgTATAGAAAAGTTGCCAACGTTCCACTTCTGCTGTGAGAAGCCACAGGTGCATTTCACTACCAAAATCTTGAATGTGTACCAGAAAGACGTCCTGTACGGCTACGTCTGTGCGATTCAAATAGAGCCCTTCTGCTGCGTTGTATTCTCAGAGACCCCGGATTGCTGGATCATGAAGGATAATTCTGTCACAAGGCTGACGGCAGAGCACTGGGTGGCCATGATGCTGGGTGTTCAGTCAG CAACTGCCAGTTTGACCACTGACTCCAGCTTTCCCCTGTGCGCCCCAGTTCCAACAGCACTGGGACGTCCATCATCTCCCATGAAAGTCCTAGAATTTAAGAGACCTCTGCAACAACGTCTGTTTCCAG TGACATGGGAAGAGATACAGTTTAAGCCAGAATCCCTCTGTAAGAAGCTCTTCTCAGATCATAAAGGACTCAAGGAATTAATGAAGACAGAGATATATCCTTGTTCTCAAGGGATTGTGGTATTTTCTAGAAGCTGGGCTAGTGATGTTGGCTTAAGGAAGGAGCAGGATGTCCTGTGTGATGCTCTCCTAATAGCAGTGAACAGTTCACTGATACTCTATACGATCTTAATAAACCCTGGTTGGAATGGAGGGCTTGAGTATGCCCGAAATACTGCTCATCAGTTAAAGCAGAAACTGGGAACTGTCGGTGGTTACACAGGGAAAGTGTGTGTTATCCCGAGGCTGCTGTACCTGTCCAGCACACAGCATGACCCTGATGAAATCCCCGTGCACTATCCCACATCCTACAGGCTTGCCACCAAGGATGACATGGAAGACTTGTTGCAGGCCCTTATCGTAGTCTCACTGTGTTCTAGATCCCTTCTGAGTGACCAGCTGGGCTGTGAATTTTTCAGCTTGCTCATAGAGGAGCAGTGTGAGTCGCTTTCAGAAAGCCTTCAGGAGACACGAGAATTGTTCATCCACTGCTTTCCAGGAACCAGGAAGACAGCCCTGGCCATAAAGATCATGGAGAAAATTAAGGATTTGTTCCAGTGCAAACCTAAAGAGATCCTTTATGTTTGCGAAAGTGACTCCTTAAAGGATTATGTGAC CCAACAAACCACCTGCCATGCTGTGACCCGGAAGACCTTCTTACAGGGGGAGTTCCTAAAGATTAAACACATAGTGATGGATGAGACTGAGAATTTCTGCAGCAAATATGGAGACTGGTACCTGAAGGCCAGGAGCATCACCCACCCCAAGGTGAGGGGAGCTGGAAGTGAAAACCTTCATCGTGGGATTCTCTGGATTTTCGTGGACCCTTTCCAAGTCCGTCATGCGGATATTAATGGCCTTCCCCCTCCATCCGCTCAGTTTCCTCGAAAAACAGTCACCAACGGGATCCACTGTGCTCTCGAAATAGCAATGGtcatgaaggaagaaatgaagagaatcaAAGCCAATCCGCTCTCGGGTATGTCCCCAGACACACTGTCATTGTTCAGGGAAGCTGCCTATGAGGAAGCAGCACGTGCCCAGGCGCTGCCTGGGGTGTGTGAGACAGAGGCGAACCTGACTATGGAACAGATTGTGAAGCGGGTGGCAGAAAGGTGTCACGACCTGTTCCAGTGTGGCTATCGGCCCGAAGACATTGCGATTCTGTGCAGGAAAAGGGAGGACAGAGGGCGCTATGAGCCCGCACTGCTGAAAGCAATGGAATTATTTGAAACCCGTGGAGCAACCAAGGTTGTGTTCAGCCAGGCCTCCAGGGTTTGGGGCAGTCACATCATTTTAGACAGTATTCAGCAGTTTTCAGGCCTGGAGAGGAATATTGTATTTGGGCTTAGTCCAGAATGCGCCCTGTCAGAAGAAGCCCATAAGCTCTGCTTTGCTTCACGAGCCATTAAACACCTCTACCTGCTCTATGAAAAGAGGGCCGCTTTCTGA
- the PEX12 gene encoding peroxisome assembly protein 12, giving the protein MAEHGAHITTASVVDDQPSIFEVVAQDSLMTAVRPALQHVVKVLAESNPAHYGFFWRWFDEIFALLDLLLQQHYLSKTSASFSENFYGLKRIVMGDTYKPERLASAGLPKRQLWKSIMFLVLLPYLKVKLEKLVSSLREEDEYSIHPPSSRWKQFYRAFLAAYPFVNMAWEGWFFVQQLRYILGKAQHHSPLLRLAGVRLGRLTVQDLQALEHKAAEASIMQQPARSVGEKIKSALKKALGGAALSLSTGLSVGVFFLQFLEWWYSSENQETIKSLTALPTPPPPVHLDYNSDSPLLPKMKTVCPLCRKTRVNDTVLATSGYVFCYRCVFNYVRSHQACPITGYPTEVQHLIKLYSPEN; this is encoded by the exons ATGGCTGAGCACGGGGCTCACATCACAACTGCTTCTGTGGTGGATGACCAGCCATCCATCTttgaggtggtagcacaggacaGTTTAATGACAGCAGTGAGACCTGCTCTTCAGCATGTGGTCAAG GTTCTCGCAGAATCAAATCCTGCCCACTATGGCTTCTTTTGGAGGTGGTTTGATGAAATCTTCGCCCTGCTAGATCTTCTGCTCCAGCAGCATTATCTGTCTAAAACCAGTGCctcattttctgaaaatttttatggCTTAAAGCGCATTGTAATGGGGGACACATACAAGCCTGAGAGACTGGCCAGTGCTGGTCTCCCAAAGCGGCAGCTGTGGAAGTCAATTATGTTCCTGGTTCTTCTTCCCTACCTGAAAGTGAAGCTGGAGAAGCTTGTTTCTAGCCTGAGGGAAGAGGATGAATATTCTATCCACCCCCCTTCTTCCCGCTGGAAACAGTTTTATAGAGCCTTCCTGGCAGCCTACCCATTTGTTAACATGGCATGGGAAGGCTGGTTTTTTGTACAGCAACTTCGATACATCCTGGGAAAGGCTCAGCATCACTCCCCGTTGCTGAGGCTGGCTGGAGTTCGGCTAGGTCGCCTTACAGTTCAAGATCTACAAGCTCTGGAGCATAAAGCAGCTGAAGCCAGCATAATGCAGCAACCAGCCAGGAG TGTTGGTGAGAAGATAAAGTCAGCTCTGAAGAAAGCCTTGGGAGGTGCGGCCTTATCCCTCTCTACTGGCCTTTCTGTGGGAGTATTCTTTCTGCAGTTCCTTGAGTGGTGGTACTCCTCTGAAAATCAAGAAACTATCAAGTCACTGACTGCTCTGCCTACTCCACCACCTCCTGTACACCTAGACTACAATTCTGATTCTCCTCTGTTACCTAAAATGAAGACTGTGTGCCCCCTGTGTCGCAAAACCCGGGTAAATGATACTGTTCTTGCCACCTCTGGCTATGTGTTTTGTTATCGCTGTGTATTTAATTATGTGAGGAGTCACCAAGCTTGTCCCATAACAGGTTATCCAACAGAAGTACAACATCTAATTAAACTGTATTCCCCTGAAAACTGA